The Methanofervidicoccus sp. A16 genome has a segment encoding these proteins:
- a CDS encoding KH domain-containing protein encodes MEGNVEVVKIPKERIGVLIGKEGGVKKRIEKELGVQLKINQEGEVTIFSTKDTKDPLALWKGRDIVRAIGRGFNPEKALKLVSDDYVLEIIDISDYANTPNALRRLKGRIIGSGGKSRRYIEDLTETYVSVYGKTVAILGEYEPVQVAKEAVYMILRGSSHSKMYKFLESHRREIKRRSMELWKKD; translated from the coding sequence ATGGAAGGAAATGTAGAGGTTGTAAAGATACCGAAAGAAAGGATTGGAGTATTAATTGGGAAAGAGGGTGGAGTGAAGAAGAGAATTGAGAAGGAACTGGGAGTACAACTCAAAATTAACCAGGAGGGAGAGGTAACCATCTTTTCAACCAAGGATACTAAGGATCCACTGGCCCTGTGGAAGGGAAGGGATATTGTAAGGGCAATAGGAAGAGGTTTTAATCCAGAAAAGGCTTTAAAATTAGTTTCAGATGATTACGTCCTCGAGATTATAGATATATCTGATTATGCAAATACTCCCAATGCCCTAAGGAGGCTTAAAGGTAGAATTATAGGCAGTGGTGGAAAGTCTAGAAGGTATATCGAGGATCTGACAGAGACCTATGTATCAGTTTATGGGAAGACTGTGGCGATATTAGGAGAGTACGAACCTGTTCAGGTAGCCAAAGAGGCTGTATATATGATCCTAAGAGGTTCTTCCCATTCAAAAATGTACAAATTCCTAGAGAGCCATAGGAGGGAGATAAAGAGAAGAAGCATGGAACTCTGGAAAAAGGATTAA
- a CDS encoding RlmE family RNA methyltransferase, which yields MGRKDKRWLLQRKKDLYYNLAKKNNYRSRAVYKLMQLNEKFRIIKEGNVVVDLGCAPGGWLQAVRSIVGEKGFVVGVDLQSVKPLGYENVITIKGDMTKRETLEKILSYLPSKADVVVSDASPNITGVWDVDHSRSVELTTVALIVATKLLKEGGNFLVKVFQGSLFNDYVDLVRNYFKKVYISKPKASRGSSAEVYVIGKRFLGKTFDMNVDSPILTLVKECPLCNNDGEEKKEEDGCKRKGVKLTLEGGKGSLIKKIKEMRKSNPS from the coding sequence ATGGGAAGAAAGGATAAAAGATGGCTACTTCAAAGAAAGAAAGATCTATACTATAACCTTGCGAAGAAAAACAACTACCGTTCCAGGGCTGTATATAAACTAATGCAGTTAAATGAGAAATTCAGGATTATAAAGGAGGGAAATGTTGTTGTAGATCTAGGATGTGCTCCAGGAGGATGGCTACAGGCTGTAAGATCTATAGTAGGAGAGAAGGGATTTGTTGTAGGTGTAGATCTCCAGAGTGTTAAACCTCTAGGCTATGAGAATGTAATTACCATTAAGGGAGATATGACTAAGAGGGAAACCTTAGAGAAAATACTCTCCTATCTGCCCTCCAAGGCGGATGTTGTGGTATCAGATGCCTCTCCAAATATAACTGGAGTCTGGGATGTGGATCACAGTAGATCTGTAGAACTTACCACAGTGGCTCTTATAGTGGCTACTAAACTTTTAAAGGAGGGTGGCAACTTCCTAGTTAAGGTATTTCAGGGTAGTTTATTTAACGATTACGTGGATCTTGTTAGGAATTACTTTAAAAAGGTCTATATCAGTAAGCCTAAGGCATCAAGGGGCAGTAGTGCAGAGGTGTACGTGATTGGTAAGAGATTCCTAGGAAAGACCTTCGACATGAATGTAGATTCTCCTATATTGACCTTAGTTAAAGAATGTCCACTTTGTAATAACGATGGAGAGGAGAAGAAGGAAGAAGATGGATGTAAAAGAAAGGGTGTAAAACTTACGTTGGAGGGTGGAAAGGGATCCTTGATAAAGAAGATAAAGGAGATGAGAAAGAGCAATCCATCATAA
- a CDS encoding L-threonylcarbamoyladenylate synthase, protein MVKILKIKTLDELKKHFDYIKKIILEGKVFVCGTDTLYGLCANALDESALERVYSIKERERGKPVSIFLRDIKDIERYAYLDDVSRKIVERFLPGPLTIVLKKKDTIPDTLSKEYIGIRVPKSDIIRELSIVPLTATSANISGEKPPTSVGEIDDRIRERVDLIIDTGACPYRKPSTVIKVVDGKVELIREGAVDFREIERVVKEE, encoded by the coding sequence ATGGTAAAAATACTAAAAATAAAAACACTCGATGAGTTAAAAAAGCACTTCGACTATATTAAAAAGATTATACTAGAGGGCAAGGTATTCGTCTGTGGAACAGACACACTATACGGTTTATGTGCAAATGCCTTAGATGAGTCTGCCCTTGAGAGAGTGTATAGTATAAAGGAGAGGGAGAGGGGCAAACCTGTGTCTATCTTTTTGAGGGACATCAAAGATATTGAAAGGTATGCCTACCTAGATGATGTAAGTAGGAAGATTGTAGAGAGGTTCCTCCCTGGTCCTCTAACGATAGTATTGAAGAAGAAGGATACTATTCCCGATACTCTATCAAAGGAATACATCGGTATAAGGGTGCCAAAGAGCGATATAATAAGGGAACTCTCTATAGTACCACTAACTGCCACAAGTGCAAATATAAGTGGAGAGAAGCCACCTACATCTGTTGGGGAGATAGATGATAGAATAAGGGAGAGGGTGGATTTAATAATAGATACAGGGGCATGTCCCTATAGGAAGCCCTCCACTGTGATCAAAGTTGTTGATGGTAAGGTGGAACTTATAAGGGAGGGTGCAGTGGATTTTAGGGAGATAGAGAGGGTTGTAAAGGAGGAATAA
- a CDS encoding site-specific DNA-methyltransferase: MKLGKFKVDEIYCGDALKLMKDLPSDSIDLIVTDPPFAIDFKARRSNYNRSEENVLEGYNEIPKEKYYEFTRTWMEEAYRVLKRSGSMYVFSGWTNLKDVLNALDDVGFITINHIIWKYQFGVFTKRKYVTSHYHILFVVKDEKRYKFNKIEHYPEDVWIINREYWTGKIKTPTKLPIELVKKIILFSSDEGDIVLDPFLGSGTVAVVSKMLGRHYIGFEIVPEYYEFAKKRLSNVQINLFKWINGEGREDRDG; encoded by the coding sequence ATGAAACTGGGAAAATTTAAAGTTGATGAAATATACTGTGGAGATGCCTTAAAGTTAATGAAAGATCTGCCATCCGATTCCATAGATTTAATAGTAACTGATCCACCTTTTGCCATTGATTTTAAAGCAAGACGTAGTAATTACAACAGAAGTGAGGAAAATGTCTTAGAGGGTTATAACGAGATCCCTAAGGAAAAATACTACGAATTTACACGAACTTGGATGGAGGAGGCGTACCGTGTTTTGAAGAGAAGTGGAAGTATGTATGTTTTCTCTGGATGGACTAATTTAAAAGATGTTCTAAATGCATTGGATGATGTAGGTTTTATAACAATAAATCATATTATATGGAAGTATCAATTTGGAGTATTTACAAAGAGAAAATACGTAACAAGTCATTACCATATACTTTTTGTAGTTAAAGATGAGAAAAGATACAAATTCAATAAAATCGAGCATTATCCAGAGGATGTATGGATCATCAACAGGGAGTACTGGACTGGAAAGATAAAAACACCTACAAAACTACCGATAGAACTTGTAAAAAAGATAATTCTGTTCAGTAGTGATGAGGGAGATATAGTTTTAGATCCCTTCCTAGGTTCAGGTACTGTGGCAGTGGTATCTAAAATGTTGGGAAGACACTACATTGGATTTGAGATAGTACCGGAGTACTACGAATTTGCCAAAAAAAGACTATCCAATGTCCAGATAAATCTATTTAAATGGATAAATGGTGAAGGACGGGAGGATAGAGATGGTTAA
- a CDS encoding S-methyl-5'-thioinosine phosphorylase, which produces MIGIIGGTGISSVLRRGKEEVINTKYGKVKVLIDREDSVVLLFRHGLNHSIPPHRINYRANIYALKMLGVERILSINSVGSLKEHIKPGTFFIPQDFMEFTKNRISTYYDGEDGKVVHIDLSEPYCPEVMNILRDVLDRRGYPYNEGVYICTEGPRFETKSEIRFYRTLGDVVGMTGYPEVALAKELGLCYASLCTVTNYAAGISKDKLTVDEVFEVIRKVEEKLIGIVEDFIEHALSREKNCQCAKVLEYCTVK; this is translated from the coding sequence ATAATAGGAATAATAGGAGGGACGGGGATATCTTCAGTTCTAAGGAGGGGTAAAGAAGAGGTAATAAACACCAAGTACGGGAAGGTAAAGGTGTTGATAGATAGGGAAGACAGTGTAGTACTCCTATTTAGGCATGGTTTAAACCACAGTATTCCACCTCATAGGATTAACTACAGGGCAAATATCTACGCACTTAAGATGTTAGGAGTAGAGAGGATATTAAGTATAAACTCTGTTGGCTCTTTAAAGGAGCATATTAAACCTGGGACGTTTTTCATACCTCAGGACTTTATGGAGTTTACTAAAAATAGAATATCCACATATTACGACGGTGAGGATGGCAAGGTAGTTCATATAGATCTTTCAGAACCTTACTGTCCAGAGGTTATGAACATTTTAAGGGATGTACTGGATAGGAGAGGTTATCCCTACAATGAAGGGGTATATATCTGTACAGAGGGACCAAGATTTGAGACGAAATCTGAGATAAGATTCTACAGGACCCTTGGGGATGTAGTAGGTATGACAGGCTATCCTGAGGTAGCACTGGCAAAGGAGTTGGGATTATGCTACGCCTCACTTTGTACAGTGACAAACTACGCTGCAGGGATATCTAAGGATAAACTAACAGTGGATGAAGTTTTTGAAGTTATAAGAAAGGTGGAGGAGAAGTTAATAGGGATAGTGGAGGACTTTATAGAACACGCTCTTAGTAGGGAAAAAAACTGTCAATGTGCAAAGGTTTTGGAGTATTGTACTGTGAAATAA
- a CDS encoding Tfx family DNA-binding protein, which yields MESFLTDTQIKVLKLRRKGLTLEEIANLMNTTKANICMIEKRARENIEKAKNTLKIYESIIAPLRLTVKENTDVFQIPKMIYEECNKLNIHVKYNSLELVDLIYRNMKDNIERRIVKKPFIVSVSEDGDIFFLDCKTLQEE from the coding sequence ATGGAATCTTTTCTAACAGATACTCAGATAAAAGTACTTAAACTACGGAGAAAAGGTTTGACCTTAGAAGAGATAGCCAATTTAATGAACACCACTAAGGCAAATATATGTATGATAGAGAAGAGGGCAAGGGAAAATATCGAAAAGGCAAAAAATACCTTAAAAATATATGAGAGTATAATTGCTCCTTTACGACTGACTGTTAAAGAGAATACTGACGTATTTCAAATTCCTAAAATGATATATGAAGAATGTAATAAGTTGAATATACATGTAAAGTATAACTCCTTGGAATTGGTAGATCTCATATATAGAAATATGAAAGATAATATAGAGAGAAGAATAGTTAAAAAACCTTTTATTGTAAGTGTCTCGGAAGATGGGGATATATTTTTCTTAGACTGTAAAACTCTACAGGAAGAATGA
- a CDS encoding amidohydrolase: MDILIKDLDYAVDTNLNVYKDIDILIRRDEDGRKITLHRGRNLLEKFNLNEKDLKIINGDKKCAIPGLSNNHTHIPMTLLRGIADDMILQNWLREKIWPNEAKLTGEDVYYGALLGCLEMLRFGVTSFNDMYFFPEEIVRATKEVGIKGSIGFPIIDFGTPQCKDLDKLLSNCEKFIREYIEEKKIKPVVAPHAPYTCSKDTYIRCKEISQEYNVPIHTHLSETRYEVVEMENKMGMRPVEYLESIGILGDNLITAHCVWVTKEEVKRLGKYKVKVVHCPGSNMKLASGGVMPLVEMLREGVSLSLGTDGPASNNNLDMLEEMKICALLHKAHRWDPRVGDVDTVLRMAFNSESIGFENRDVVLLDLTSPHLRPVHNIKSNIVYSANGNDVDTVIVDGEVLLEDKKFLRMDDKDLRDIYSKVDKIVKKFE; this comes from the coding sequence ATGGACATACTTATTAAAGACCTAGATTACGCTGTAGACACTAATTTAAACGTCTATAAAGATATAGATATACTTATCAGAAGAGATGAAGATGGTAGAAAGATAACATTACATAGAGGCAGGAACCTCCTAGAGAAATTCAACTTAAATGAAAAAGATCTAAAAATAATTAACGGAGATAAGAAATGTGCAATACCTGGATTAAGCAATAATCACACCCATATACCTATGACTCTCCTAAGGGGAATAGCAGATGATATGATATTACAAAACTGGTTAAGGGAGAAGATATGGCCTAATGAGGCTAAACTAACAGGGGAGGATGTGTACTATGGGGCGCTACTTGGATGTTTAGAGATGTTAAGATTTGGTGTAACCTCATTTAACGATATGTACTTTTTTCCTGAGGAGATAGTTAGGGCTACTAAGGAGGTAGGTATAAAGGGATCTATAGGCTTTCCCATAATAGACTTTGGCACACCTCAATGTAAGGACTTGGATAAACTTCTAAGTAACTGTGAAAAATTTATAAGAGAATATATTGAAGAGAAGAAGATTAAACCAGTTGTAGCTCCTCACGCTCCTTACACATGTTCAAAGGATACATATATTCGGTGTAAAGAGATATCCCAGGAGTACAACGTCCCTATACATACCCATCTATCTGAAACAAGGTATGAAGTTGTAGAGATGGAGAATAAGATGGGAATGAGGCCTGTGGAGTACCTGGAGAGTATAGGGATTTTGGGAGACAATCTTATAACTGCCCACTGTGTATGGGTTACAAAGGAGGAGGTAAAGAGACTTGGGAAGTATAAGGTAAAGGTAGTCCACTGTCCAGGGAGTAATATGAAACTTGCCAGTGGAGGGGTTATGCCCCTTGTGGAGATGTTAAGAGAGGGTGTATCTCTATCCCTTGGGACAGATGGACCTGCTAGCAACAACAACTTAGATATGTTGGAGGAAATGAAGATCTGTGCACTACTCCATAAGGCACACAGATGGGATCCTAGAGTGGGGGATGTAGATACTGTCCTACGTATGGCATTTAACAGTGAATCTATAGGGTTTGAAAATAGAGATGTGGTGCTTTTAGATCTTACGAGTCCTCATCTTAGGCCTGTACATAATATAAAATCCAATATAGTATATTCTGCAAATGGGAATGACGTAGATACTGTAATTGTAGATGGAGAGGTGCTACTGGAGGATAAAAAATTCCTGAGAATGGACGATAAAGATCTAAGGGATATCTATAGTAAGGTAGATAAGATAGTAAAAAAGTTTGAATAA